From one Anaerococcus prevotii DSM 20548 genomic stretch:
- the tpx gene encoding thiol peroxidase, protein MTITFAGDKVTLLGTQVKKGDKAPAFKATKNDLSEFNSEDLKGKVVVYSVAPSLDTDVCALQAKKFNKDALELSDDVAIVTITEDLPFAQARFCSNEDIKNLEMVSDYKEREFGDKYGFLIDELKLLTRGIVVVDKEGVIQYVEYVPEVTNEVNFEAALEEVKKLV, encoded by the coding sequence ATGACTATTACATTTGCAGGAGATAAAGTAACACTTTTAGGAACTCAAGTAAAAAAAGGCGACAAGGCGCCAGCATTTAAGGCAACAAAAAATGATCTTTCAGAATTTAACTCAGAAGATCTAAAAGGAAAAGTTGTAGTTTATTCTGTAGCACCATCCCTAGATACAGACGTATGTGCTCTTCAAGCGAAGAAATTCAACAAAGATGCCCTAGAACTTTCTGATGACGTAGCTATTGTTACAATCACAGAAGATTTACCATTCGCTCAAGCAAGATTTTGCTCAAACGAAGATATCAAAAACCTAGAAATGGTATCTGACTACAAAGAAAGAGAATTCGGAGATAAATATGGTTTCTTAATCGATGAACTAAAGCTACTAACAAGAGGAATAGTTGTAGTCGATAAAGAAGGAGTAATCCAATACGTTGAATACGTTCCAGAAGTAACTAACGAAGTAAACTTCGAAGCTGCTTTAGAAGAAGTTAAAAAATTAGTTTAA
- a CDS encoding alpha-glucoside-specific PTS transporter subunit IIBC encodes MKEKIQRFGGAMFTPVMLFAVSALLIGFGTLFTTEVIMGPMASEGTIWFGFWDMVLSGAWVVFNQLPLLFAIALPIGLAKKQNARASMEAFVIYIVFLNYVSTILKHWGETFGVDFSQEVGGASGLAMIANVKTLDMGMMGALLISGIAIYLHNRFFDTRLPEALGVFKGSSFVLGIGFIVMIPVAFLAVLIWPKIQAGMNVFRDLILGSGTVGVGIFVLLERLLIPFGLHHLLYAPMFYDSLVVPGGIYAYWAQNLPQIAAATGSLKEIAPYAQLTATGWSKIFGCVGVGLAFYKTARPENKKKIAGLMIPVVLTAILSGVTEPIEFTFLFIAPQLFVVHAVLASILAMVMNIAGVVGVFSGGVIEMASLNWIPLAANHWKTYLIMLVIGLVAIVVWYLVFTFLITKFDFKTPGRAVTEDANKLYTKKDYKAKKKEEGTEGKIVKSADKFEVMADEILEGLGGAENIKDFTNCVTRLRVNVNDPSKVADDSYFREIGTYGTAKSGNSVHVIVGMDIQYVADAFGELLD; translated from the coding sequence ATGAAAGAAAAAATTCAAAGATTTGGTGGAGCGATGTTCACACCTGTAATGCTTTTTGCAGTTTCAGCTCTACTAATTGGTTTTGGTACTTTGTTTACTACTGAAGTAATCATGGGACCAATGGCCAGTGAAGGAACAATCTGGTTTGGATTTTGGGACATGGTCTTATCAGGAGCTTGGGTAGTATTTAATCAATTGCCATTATTATTTGCAATCGCCCTACCGATAGGACTTGCCAAAAAGCAAAATGCCAGGGCCAGCATGGAAGCATTTGTAATCTACATTGTCTTCCTAAATTATGTTTCAACAATTCTTAAACATTGGGGAGAAACATTCGGTGTAGACTTCTCACAAGAGGTTGGTGGAGCAAGCGGTCTTGCAATGATTGCAAATGTTAAAACCCTTGATATGGGAATGATGGGAGCTTTGTTAATATCTGGTATTGCAATTTATCTACACAATAGATTCTTCGATACTAGACTACCAGAGGCTTTGGGAGTTTTCAAAGGTTCATCCTTTGTATTAGGTATTGGATTTATAGTAATGATTCCAGTGGCTTTCCTAGCGGTTTTAATCTGGCCAAAGATTCAAGCAGGAATGAATGTATTTAGAGACTTGATCTTAGGATCTGGAACAGTTGGTGTTGGAATATTTGTTCTTTTGGAAAGACTTCTTATTCCATTTGGTCTTCACCACTTACTATATGCACCAATGTTCTATGACTCTTTGGTTGTTCCTGGTGGAATTTATGCTTACTGGGCACAAAATCTTCCACAAATTGCAGCAGCCACAGGATCATTAAAGGAAATCGCACCTTACGCTCAACTTACAGCGACAGGTTGGTCTAAGATCTTTGGATGTGTCGGTGTAGGACTTGCTTTCTATAAGACAGCTCGTCCAGAAAACAAGAAGAAGATAGCTGGTCTTATGATTCCAGTTGTACTTACTGCTATCCTAAGTGGAGTTACAGAACCAATCGAGTTTACCTTCCTCTTTATAGCACCACAACTATTCGTAGTTCACGCAGTTCTTGCTTCAATCCTTGCTATGGTGATGAATATTGCTGGAGTTGTTGGAGTTTTCTCTGGTGGAGTTATCGAGATGGCATCCCTAAACTGGATACCACTTGCGGCAAATCACTGGAAGACTTATCTCATAATGCTTGTGATTGGACTTGTTGCAATAGTAGTATGGTATTTAGTGTTTACCTTCCTAATAACAAAGTTTGACTTTAAGACACCAGGTAGGGCTGTCACAGAAGATGCTAACAAGCTGTATACAAAGAAGGACTACAAGGCTAAGAAGAAGGAAGAAGGAACTGAAGGTAAAATAGTAAAATCTGCAGATAAGTTTGAAGTTATGGCTGATGAAATTCTAGAAGGTTTAGGTGGAGCCGAAAACATCAAAGACTTTACCAACTGTGTAACAAGACTTAGGGTAAATGTCAACGATCCTTCAAAGGTTGCAGATGATTCATACTTTAGGGAAATTGGAACTTATGGTACTGCCAAGAGTGGAAATTCTGTTCACGTTATAGTAGGAATGGATATCCAATATGTAGCAGATGCCTTTGGCGAATTATTAGATTAG
- a CDS encoding 6-phospho-alpha-glucosidase: MTQKYSIVVAGGGSTFTPGIIGMLLDNLDRFPIRSIKLYDNDADRQGVIGKALEILLKERHPEINFVYTTDPEEGFTDVDFVLAQLRVGKYEMRDRDEKVPLKHGCIGQETCGPGGLSYGMRSIGGVLEILDYMEKYSPDAWMLNYSNPAAIVAEATRRLRPDSKIINICDMPIDLMYKMADMVGLKEWQELDFSYYGLNHFGWFTAISDKEGNDLMPQIKEHVSVNGFADGIGTAQHLDPSWVETFTKAKDVYALDPATIPNTYLKYYFYPDFVMEHTDPNHTRVDEVREGREKDVFGFCQNIIDKGTAEGVEIELDAHATYIVDLAIALAENTKERFLLIVENNGAIPNFDPTAMVEIPCLVGKNGIERINQGAIPQFQKGLMEQQVSVEKLVVEAWIEGSYLKMWQALTLSATVPSAKVAKELLDDLIEANKDFWPELN; the protein is encoded by the coding sequence ATGACACAAAAATATTCAATCGTTGTAGCTGGTGGTGGTTCAACATTTACACCAGGAATTATCGGAATGCTTCTAGATAACCTTGATAGATTCCCAATTAGATCTATCAAACTTTACGATAACGACGCAGATAGACAAGGCGTTATCGGTAAGGCACTAGAAATCTTACTAAAAGAAAGACACCCAGAAATCAACTTTGTCTACACTACAGATCCTGAAGAAGGATTTACAGATGTTGACTTCGTTCTAGCTCAATTAAGAGTTGGTAAGTATGAAATGCGTGATAGGGACGAGAAAGTTCCATTAAAACACGGATGTATCGGACAAGAAACATGTGGACCAGGAGGACTATCTTATGGTATGCGTTCAATCGGTGGAGTACTTGAAATCCTTGACTACATGGAAAAATACTCACCAGATGCATGGATGTTAAACTACTCAAACCCTGCAGCAATCGTAGCAGAAGCTACTAGAAGACTAAGACCAGATTCTAAGATTATAAACATCTGTGACATGCCAATTGACTTAATGTACAAGATGGCAGACATGGTTGGCTTAAAAGAATGGCAAGAGCTTGACTTCTCTTATTACGGTCTAAACCACTTCGGTTGGTTTACAGCAATCTCTGATAAGGAAGGAAATGACCTAATGCCACAAATCAAAGAGCACGTTTCAGTTAACGGCTTTGCTGATGGTATAGGAACAGCCCAACACCTTGATCCATCATGGGTTGAGACATTCACAAAGGCAAAAGACGTTTATGCCCTAGATCCAGCAACAATTCCAAACACTTATCTAAAATACTACTTCTACCCAGACTTCGTAATGGAGCATACTGATCCAAACCACACAAGAGTTGACGAAGTTCGTGAAGGAAGAGAAAAAGATGTATTTGGTTTCTGCCAAAATATCATTGATAAGGGAACAGCAGAAGGAGTTGAAATCGAGCTTGATGCACACGCAACCTACATCGTAGACCTTGCTATTGCACTTGCAGAAAACACAAAGGAAAGATTCCTTCTTATAGTTGAAAACAACGGAGCTATTCCAAACTTTGACCCAACAGCAATGGTAGAAATCCCATGTCTAGTTGGTAAAAACGGAATCGAAAGAATCAACCAAGGAGCAATTCCACAATTCCAAAAAGGCCTAATGGAACAACAAGTATCTGTAGAAAAACTTGTAGTTGAAGCTTGGATTGAAGGAAGCTACCTAAAGATGTGGCAAGCTCTAACACTTTCTGCAACAGTACCAAGTGCGAAAGTTGCCAAAGAACTTCTTGACGATCTTATAGAAGCAAACAAGGACTTCTGGCCAGAACTTAACTAA
- a CDS encoding MurR/RpiR family transcriptional regulator has protein sequence MRENENQFTQTDYVIANEILKNGLNYNLTINEFASICYTSRTSVLRFAKKLGFNGYNDLKYYILNDKVDIVTSSATSFDAKKELIYKKLGKVKRAFIYGNGAYEDIIKDSVKRLLFDVGILSETYAGAKEIVAFDREMLEDCLVVIVDFSKDVRSEELMFQIASIPCIKLIVGSEYKSMTKSDYNIFLAEEEREVRLISPYIIELEKFFTEFLERQSNDIDELS, from the coding sequence ATAAGGGAAAATGAAAACCAATTTACCCAAACAGACTATGTGATTGCTAATGAGATATTAAAAAACGGCCTTAATTACAATCTTACAATCAATGAATTTGCAAGTATCTGCTATACATCGAGGACCTCTGTCCTAAGATTTGCCAAAAAGCTAGGATTTAATGGTTATAATGACCTTAAATACTACATACTAAATGACAAAGTCGATATTGTAACAAGCTCTGCTACAAGTTTCGATGCGAAAAAGGAGTTGATCTATAAGAAACTAGGAAAAGTAAAAAGAGCCTTTATCTACGGCAATGGGGCCTATGAAGATATAATTAAAGATTCGGTCAAAAGACTGCTTTTTGATGTAGGGATCCTATCAGAAACCTATGCAGGAGCTAAGGAGATAGTGGCCTTCGATAGAGAAATGCTTGAAGATTGCTTAGTAGTGATTGTGGATTTCTCCAAGGATGTAAGAAGCGAAGAATTAATGTTTCAGATTGCCTCAATCCCTTGCATAAAATTAATAGTAGGAAGCGAGTATAAGTCTATGACAAAAAGTGACTATAATATCTTTCTAGCTGAAGAAGAAAGAGAAGTTAGGCTAATAAGCCCCTATATAATAGAACTAGAGAAGTTTTTTACAGAATTTCTAGAAAGGCAAAGTAATGATATTGATGAACTTAGTTAG
- a CDS encoding MurR/RpiR family transcriptional regulator, translating into MNLVRENYSKLNNNDLRIYSYIIQNKSEANELNINQMADELGLSTSSIMTFTKKLGLDGYSELKYLIKWSEEDKNSSFDDNEIEYTKNDINLTMTMMSSLNLDGLFRKINEARDIFVIGNGYTQLNVAEELKRNFLNVGKILDILDQDSDYERYKGLIKEGDVLFVISFSGENEKLIDFIKSLKEDVTIASITKLSNNTISYLSDYNISFVTHEVYDFNQRMTITPISQYYIVIDFIILKYLSFIS; encoded by the coding sequence ATGAACTTAGTTAGGGAAAATTATTCTAAGCTCAATAATAACGACCTTAGAATATATTCCTACATAATCCAGAATAAGAGTGAGGCTAACGAATTAAATATCAATCAAATGGCAGATGAGTTAGGTCTTAGCACAAGTTCCATAATGACTTTCACCAAAAAGCTCGGCCTCGACGGTTATAGCGAACTTAAATATCTTATCAAATGGAGCGAAGAAGATAAGAATTCTTCCTTTGATGATAATGAAATAGAATACACTAAAAATGACATCAACCTAACAATGACCATGATGAGTTCCCTAAATCTCGATGGCTTATTTAGGAAAATAAACGAAGCTAGAGACATATTTGTCATTGGAAATGGCTATACTCAACTAAATGTGGCAGAAGAGCTTAAGAGAAATTTCCTAAACGTTGGCAAAATTCTTGATATTCTAGACCAGGACTCCGACTATGAGAGATATAAAGGTCTCATAAAAGAAGGAGATGTCCTCTTTGTCATATCCTTTAGTGGAGAGAATGAGAAGTTGATTGATTTTATAAAATCTCTTAAAGAAGATGTAACGATAGCATCTATTACCAAATTATCCAACAACACCATATCTTACCTATCTGACTACAATATATCATTTGTAACTCACGAAGTCTACGACTTTAATCAGAGGATGACAATAACGCCAATATCACAATATTATATCGTGATTGATTTTATAATTCTAAAATACTTATCCTTTATATCTTAA
- the rpsL gene encoding 30S ribosomal protein S12 — translation MPTINQLVRKGRKSEKSKSDTPALGYNYNTLKSRITPNQSPQKRGVCTSVRTVTPKKPNSALRKIARVRLTNGAEVLSYIPGIGHNLQEHSVVLIRGGRVKDLPGVRYHIIRGTLDTAGVDGRKQGRSKYGAKKA, via the coding sequence ATGCCTACAATTAATCAACTTGTTAGAAAAGGTAGAAAGAGCGAAAAATCTAAATCAGATACACCAGCTCTAGGTTACAACTACAACACACTAAAAAGTAGAATTACACCAAACCAATCACCACAAAAACGTGGAGTTTGTACATCTGTAAGAACTGTAACACCTAAAAAGCCAAACTCAGCGCTAAGAAAGATCGCCAGAGTTAGACTTACAAACGGGGCTGAAGTACTATCTTACATTCCAGGAATTGGACACAATCTTCAAGAACACAGTGTTGTATTGATCAGAGGTGGAAGAGTAAAAGACCTTCCAGGTGTTAGATACCACATCATTAGAGGTACTCTAGATACAGCAGGAGTAGACGGAAGAAAACAAGGAAGATCTAAATACGGAGCTAAAAAAGCTTAA
- the rpsG gene encoding 30S ribosomal protein S7, giving the protein MSRKGHIPKREVMPDAKYNDRVVTKLINNVMLDGKKGLATKIVYDAFDIIAEETGNDALEVFYQAMENIMPTLEVKARRIGGANYQVPMEVRPERRQTLALRWLVNFSRARGEKTMVERLSKEILDASNNAGAAVRRKEEMHRAAEANKAFAHYRY; this is encoded by the coding sequence GTGTCAAGAAAAGGACATATACCAAAAAGAGAGGTAATGCCTGATGCTAAGTACAACGATAGAGTTGTTACTAAGCTAATCAATAACGTAATGTTAGATGGTAAGAAAGGCCTTGCTACAAAAATAGTTTATGATGCTTTCGACATCATTGCAGAAGAAACTGGCAACGATGCACTAGAAGTATTCTATCAAGCTATGGAAAATATAATGCCAACACTAGAAGTAAAAGCCAGAAGAATTGGTGGTGCCAACTACCAAGTACCAATGGAAGTTAGACCAGAAAGAAGACAAACACTAGCTCTTAGATGGCTCGTAAACTTCTCAAGAGCTCGTGGTGAAAAAACTATGGTGGAAAGACTATCTAAGGAAATCCTAGATGCTTCAAACAACGCTGGTGCAGCAGTAAGAAGAAAAGAAGAAATGCACAGAGCAGCTGAAGCAAACAAAGCTTTCGCACACTATAGATACTAG
- the fusA gene encoding elongation factor G, with the protein MKRDVSLKDTRNIGIMAHIDAGKTTVTERMLYYTGKIYKIGDTHDGTAVMDSMEQEKERGITIGSAATTCYWNDHRINIIDTPGHVDFTVEVERSLRVLDGAVALFDAKSGVEPQSETVWRQADKYDIPRFCFINKMDATGADFFMAVDTIKDKLKANAVPIEIPIGAEQQFEGVVDLVTMESVTYNTEDLGAHPIKGEIPAELVEQAEEYRANLLEELSEIDDNIMMKYLEGEEVSEDEINAAIRKGTIDKKIFPCLCGSAYKNKGVQALLDAIVAYMPSPEDVPAIDGTDPKDDSIVLERKPGDNEPLAALAFKVVTDPYVGKLIYVRIYSGTIKSGSYIYNATKGKKERVGRIMQMHSNKQEEIEEGFSGDIVALLGLKDTTTGDSLCDQDNPIILENMEFPDPVISVAIEPKTRASQDKMIVGLQKLAEEDPTFQTRSDEETGQTIISGMGELHLEVIVDRLLREFKVEANIGNPQVAYRESITKEAEAQGKFVRQSGGSGQYGDVILQVMPGEEGAGITFESKIVGGAVPKEYIKPVEAGVREAAASGILGGYPMVDIHVILVDGSYHEVDSSEVAFHVAGSMGFKNAVEKAGPVLLEPLEKVEITTPDEYLGDVMGDVSSRRGKIDGMNPKDGIHVLDAFIPLSEMFGYATDLRSKTQGRATYSMQFDHYAQVPESVKEQVLDK; encoded by the coding sequence ATGAAAAGAGACGTCTCATTAAAGGACACCAGAAACATAGGTATCATGGCCCACATAGACGCTGGTAAGACAACTGTAACAGAAAGAATGTTATACTATACCGGTAAGATCTATAAAATTGGTGATACACATGATGGTACTGCAGTAATGGACTCCATGGAACAAGAAAAGGAACGTGGAATCACAATCGGATCTGCAGCTACAACATGTTATTGGAATGATCACAGAATCAACATCATAGATACCCCAGGCCACGTGGACTTTACTGTAGAAGTAGAAAGATCACTAAGGGTACTAGATGGTGCTGTTGCACTATTCGACGCTAAAAGCGGTGTAGAACCACAATCAGAAACAGTTTGGAGACAAGCTGATAAGTATGACATCCCAAGATTTTGTTTTATTAACAAAATGGATGCTACAGGTGCTGACTTCTTCATGGCTGTTGATACAATCAAAGATAAACTTAAAGCAAACGCAGTTCCAATAGAAATTCCAATAGGTGCAGAACAACAATTCGAAGGAGTAGTTGATCTTGTAACAATGGAATCTGTAACATACAACACTGAAGACTTAGGTGCTCACCCAATTAAAGGTGAAATCCCAGCTGAACTTGTTGAACAAGCAGAAGAATACAGAGCTAACCTTCTTGAAGAACTTTCAGAAATTGATGATAACATCATGATGAAATACCTTGAAGGAGAAGAAGTTAGTGAAGATGAGATCAATGCTGCAATAAGAAAAGGAACAATTGATAAGAAGATATTCCCATGTCTATGCGGATCAGCTTACAAAAACAAGGGTGTACAAGCACTTCTTGATGCAATTGTAGCTTACATGCCAAGTCCAGAGGATGTTCCAGCAATTGATGGTACAGATCCTAAAGATGATTCAATCGTTCTAGAAAGAAAACCTGGAGATAACGAACCACTAGCTGCACTTGCATTTAAGGTTGTAACAGACCCATATGTAGGTAAGCTAATTTATGTAAGAATCTACTCAGGTACAATTAAATCAGGTTCTTACATCTACAATGCTACAAAAGGCAAGAAAGAAAGAGTTGGACGTATTATGCAAATGCACTCCAACAAGCAAGAAGAAATCGAAGAAGGATTTTCTGGAGATATCGTAGCCCTACTAGGACTAAAAGATACAACAACAGGAGATTCCCTATGTGACCAAGATAACCCAATTATCCTTGAAAACATGGAATTCCCAGACCCAGTAATCTCAGTTGCTATCGAGCCAAAAACTAGAGCAAGTCAAGATAAGATGATCGTAGGACTTCAAAAACTTGCAGAAGAAGATCCAACCTTCCAAACTAGATCAGATGAAGAAACAGGTCAAACAATCATCTCTGGAATGGGTGAGTTACACCTTGAAGTAATCGTAGACAGACTCTTAAGAGAATTCAAGGTAGAAGCTAACATCGGTAACCCACAAGTAGCATACAGAGAATCTATCACTAAAGAAGCTGAAGCACAAGGTAAGTTCGTTAGACAATCCGGTGGTTCAGGACAATACGGTGATGTTATTCTTCAAGTTATGCCAGGTGAAGAAGGTGCTGGAATTACATTCGAATCCAAGATTGTCGGTGGTGCAGTACCAAAAGAATACATCAAACCAGTTGAGGCAGGTGTAAGAGAAGCTGCAGCAAGCGGAATCCTTGGTGGCTACCCAATGGTAGACATCCATGTAATCCTAGTAGATGGTTCTTACCACGAAGTCGACTCATCAGAAGTTGCCTTCCACGTTGCAGGAAGCATGGGCTTCAAGAACGCTGTTGAAAAAGCAGGTCCAGTTCTACTAGAACCACTTGAAAAGGTAGAAATTACAACACCAGATGAATATCTTGGAGATGTAATGGGAGATGTTTCATCAAGAAGAGGTAAGATTGATGGAATGAACCCTAAAGATGGAATTCACGTACTTGATGCATTTATTCCACTATCAGAAATGTTTGGATATGCAACAGACCTAAGAAGTAAAACTCAAGGTAGAGCGACATATTCAATGCAATTCGACCACTATGCACAAGTTCCAGAATCAGTTAAAGAACAAGTATTAGATAAATAA
- the tuf gene encoding elongation factor Tu encodes MSKQTFERSKPHINIGTIGHVDHGKTTTTAAITQALNKKYGTGEYVDYEHIDKAPEERERGITINTSVVEYETENRHYAHIDAPGHADYVKNMITGAAQMDGAIIVVSAADGPMPQTREHILLARQVGVPKIAVFLNKEDQVDDPELIELVEMEIRDLLSEYDFDGDNAPVVVGSALKSLEEGGEGPWSDKILDLMAQVDEYFDIPERDNDQPFLMPVEDVMTISGRGTVATGRVERGTLKVGDTVEIVGLTEDTKETVVTGVEMFHKSLDQAESGDNVGLLLRGVTRDQISRGQVLAKPGSVNPHTEFEGQVYVLTKEEGGRHTPFFSGYRPQFFFRTTDVTGDIELEEGVEMVMPGDNATFKITLQKPIALEEGLRFAVREGGRTVASGVVTKVIK; translated from the coding sequence ATGAGCAAACAAACATTTGAAAGAAGCAAACCACATATTAATATTGGTACAATCGGCCACGTAGACCACGGTAAAACAACAACAACAGCAGCAATCACTCAAGCCCTAAACAAAAAATACGGTACAGGTGAATACGTAGACTACGAACACATCGATAAGGCTCCAGAAGAAAGAGAACGTGGAATCACAATCAACACATCTGTAGTAGAATACGAAACAGAAAACAGACACTATGCCCACATCGACGCTCCAGGCCACGCTGACTACGTTAAAAACATGATCACAGGTGCAGCACAAATGGATGGTGCTATCATCGTAGTATCTGCAGCAGACGGTCCAATGCCACAAACAAGAGAACACATCCTACTAGCAAGACAAGTAGGCGTTCCAAAAATCGCAGTATTCCTAAACAAAGAAGACCAAGTAGACGATCCAGAACTAATCGAATTAGTAGAAATGGAAATCAGAGACCTACTTTCAGAATACGACTTCGATGGAGACAACGCTCCAGTAGTAGTAGGATCTGCTCTTAAATCACTAGAAGAAGGCGGAGAAGGCCCATGGTCAGACAAAATCCTTGACCTAATGGCACAAGTAGACGAATACTTCGACATCCCAGAAAGAGACAACGACCAACCATTCCTAATGCCAGTAGAAGACGTAATGACAATCTCAGGACGTGGAACAGTAGCAACAGGAAGAGTTGAAAGAGGAACACTAAAAGTTGGTGATACAGTAGAAATCGTAGGACTAACAGAAGATACAAAAGAAACAGTAGTAACTGGAGTAGAAATGTTCCACAAATCACTAGACCAAGCAGAATCTGGAGATAACGTAGGACTACTACTAAGAGGAGTAACAAGAGATCAAATCTCAAGAGGACAAGTACTAGCAAAACCAGGTTCAGTAAACCCACACACAGAATTCGAAGGTCAAGTATACGTACTAACAAAAGAAGAAGGTGGACGTCACACACCATTCTTCAGTGGATATAGACCACAATTCTTCTTTAGAACAACAGACGTAACAGGAGACATCGAACTAGAAGAAGGCGTAGAAATGGTAATGCCAGGAGACAACGCAACATTCAAAATCACACTCCAAAAACCAATCGCTCTAGAAGAAGGACTAAGATTCGCTGTACGTGAAGGTGGAAGAACAGTAGCATCTGGAGTTGTTACAAAGGTAATTAAGTAG